The Pseudoliparis swirei isolate HS2019 ecotype Mariana Trench unplaced genomic scaffold, NWPU_hadal_v1 hadal_27, whole genome shotgun sequence genome includes a window with the following:
- the LOC130191145 gene encoding chloride anion exchanger-like, translated as MNRRGAQQYVVARPLYSEESFAQDHEKVYRPRKTMLDHVKQYFTCDAKRAKAACLSLLPVVGWMKMYRLKEWLLSDLVSGVSTGLVAVLQGLAYCLLASLPPWYGLFSAFFPVIVYFFLGTSRHISVGPFPVLCLMIGSVVTRLVPDEGSPMNITGFAGLTRDEQRVLVASSVSFLAGLMQLAMGVMQVGFVVVYLSDTLVSGFTTAAAIHILVSQLKFVLGLPVPGLSGPLSLIYTLEIIFRDIASTNVCDVVISLVIMGVVFAVKELNDRFRSKLPVPVPIEVIMTVVACGVSYAFDFKTRYGIEVVGHIPQGYEAPMAPNLHVFQETAVEAFPMAIVGFAVAFSVAKFYSVKHDYTIDGNQELIAFGASNIFGASFKSFAASTALSRTAVQESTGGKTQVAGLLSALVVMIFTLAIGFLLEPLPKSVLGAVVIVNLKAMLMQFREVPYLWRRDKPDCVVWVGTCLASVLLGLDLGLAAGLGVELLSVVLRAQFPRCSQLANVPGTDVYRDRKDYLDISEPEGVKIFRIPSPIFFANIEFFRTKLVEAVGFNPLRVLRKRNKALRMIRKLLKKGDLQWTSKGFRNSSCGPVPEDKSALEALEDLDRPTDFQDLPTRIDWSAALPAYIDAPRVALHSLVLDFAAVSFLDMSALKGLKAMLKDLIRVEVEIYIAACDPYILEKLHDCCFFDDEVQPSMFFLTVHDAVLHVLEKHPQAAEKSCAHDKVNTTVTVHLPEGGLRSRDRSAAGPETRF; from the exons ATGAACCGACGGGGAGCTCAGCAGTACGTGGTGGCCAGGCCGCTGTACTCGGAGGAGTCCTTCGCCCAGGACCACGAGAAGGTCTACAGGCCCCGCAAGACCATGCTGGACCACGTCAAGCAGTACTTCAC ATGCGACGCCAAGCGAGCCAAGGCGGCGTGCCTCTCCCTCCTGCCGGTCGTCGGCTGGATGAAGATGTACCGGCTCAAGGAGTGGCTGCTCAGCGACCTGGTGTCCGGCGTGAGCACCGGCCTAGTGGCGGTGCTGCAAG gtcTGGCCTACTGCCTGCTGGCCTCTCTGCCCCCGTGGTACGGTCTGTTCTCGGCCTTCTTCCCCGTCATCGTCTACTTCTTCCTGGGCACCTCCCGACACATCTCTGTGg gtccgTTCCCGGTGCTGTGCCTGATGATTGGCTCGGTGGTGACCCGGCTGGTCCCAGATGAAGGTTCTCCCATGAACATCACGGGCTTCGCCGGCCTCACGAGAGACGAGCAGCGCGTGCTGGTGGCGTCGTCCGTGAGCTTCCTGGCCGGCCTCATGCAG CTGGCGATGGGCGTGATGCAGGTGGGCTTCGTGGTCGTGTACCTGTCCGACACTCTGGTGTCCGGCTTCACCACGGCGGCCGCCATCCACATCCTGGTGTCGCAGCTGAAGTTCGTGTTGGGGCTGCCGGTGCCGGGCCTCAGCGGGCCGCTCTCGCTCATCTAC ACTCTGGAGATCATCTTCCGCGACATCGCCTCCACCAACGTGTGTGACGTGGTCATCTCGCTGGTCATCATGGGGGTGGTGTTCGCCGTGAAGGAGCTCAACGACCGCTTCCGCTCCAAGCTGCCGGTGCCCGTCCCCATCGAGGTCATCATG ACGGTCGTCGCCTGTGGAGTTTCCTACGCGTTCGACTTCAAGACCAGATACGGCATCGAGGTCGTCGGCCATATTCCACAAGG GTACGAGGCCCCGATGGCGCCCAACCTGCACGTGTTCCAGGAGACGGCGGTGGAGGCGTTCCCCATGGCCATCGTGGGTTTCGCCGTGGCGTTCTCCGTGGCCAAATTCTACTCCGTGAAACACGACTACACCATCGACGGGAACCAG GAGCTGATCGCGTTCGGCGCCAGCAACATCTTTGGAGCGTCCTTCAAGTCTTTTGCTGCGAGCACGGCGCTCTCCAGGACCGCCGTGCAGGAGAGCACCGGGGGCAAGACCCAG GTGGCTGGTCTGCTGTCGGCTCTCGTCGTGATGATCTTCACGCTGGCCATCGGCTTCCTGTTGGAGCCGCTCCCCAAG tCCGTGCTGGGTGCCGTGGTCATCGTGAACCTGAAGGCCATGCTGATGCAGTTCAGAGAGGTCCCGTACCTGTGGAGGAGGGACAAGCCGGACTGC GTGGTGTGGGTGGGCACCTGCCTGGCCTCCGTCCTGCTGGGCCTGGACCTGGGCCTGGCGGCGGGCCTCGGCGTGGAGCTGCTCAGCGTGGTCCTCCGGGCTCAGTT cccgCGCTGCAGCCAGCTGGCCAACGTGCCGGGGACCGACGTCTACCGGGACCGGAAGGACTACCTGGAC ATCTCTGAGCCAGAGGGAGTGAAGATCTTCAGGATCCCGTCCCCCATCTTCTTCGCCAACATCGAGTTCTTCAGGACTAAGCTGGTGGAGgcg GTCGGCTTCAACCCGCTGCGAgtgctgaggaagaggaacaaagCTCTGAGGATGATCCGGAAGCTTCTGAAGAAGGGAGACCTCCAGTGGACATCG AAGGGCTTCAGGAACTCGTCCTGTGGCCCCGTCCCGGAGGATAAGAGCGCCCTGGAggccctggaggacctggaccgGCCCACGGACTTCCAGGACCTCCCGACCCGGATCGACTGGAGCGCCGCGCTGCCCGCCTACATCGACGCTCCCCGAGTGGCGCTCCACAGCCTGGTGCTGGACTTCGCCGCCGTCTCCTTCCTGGACATGTCGGCGCTGAAGGGGCTGAAGGCG ATGCTGAAGGACCTGATCCGGGTGGAGGTTGAGATCTACATCGCTGCGTGTGATC CCTACATCCTGGAGAAACTCCACGACTGCTGCTTCTTTGACGACGAGGTCCAGCCGTCGATGTTCTTCCTGACGGTGCACGACGCCGTGCTGCACGTCCTGGAGAAACACCCGCAGGCCGCCGAGAAGAGCTGCGCCCACGACAAG GTCAACACCACGGTCACGGTTCATCTCCCTGAAGGCGGCTTGAGGAGCAGAGACAGAAGT GCGGCAGGTCCAGAGACCCGGTTCTGA